The DNA region GAGGTCATGTGGCGGTAGTTCGATCTTGCATCGCGGTCCTGCAGCCGCTGCCAGCCGTCGGTCCGCGGTCACCAACGGTGACTCGCTGAACTCCGCGAGTGTGACGTATGCGGCGTCGTACGGAGTGAGGTTGTGCCGCAACTCCCAGCATCGTGGGAGCAGTGTGCGGAGCCTGGCCACCTGGAGAGGCAGTGCCATCAAGTCTTCCATCGCGGCAGCAGCCCGCCTCGCCGTCAGCTCACCGCGTTGTTCAAGGCGGCGGACCGCCGAGGCAACCTCGAGATAGAGGAGATCAGGCACCGCCGTCTTGTCCTTGTCCTTCAGAAGTCGGGACCTGGCCCAGGCACCGCTGCGATTCTCATCGACGAGGGCAGCGATCACCACACTGGCGTCAGCGACTATCACGGTCGTCTCTCACCAGGTCCGCTGCCGCTGCGAGCGAGATCGTGCCGCCGGTCCGGTCATCGGCCCGCCTGAGCACCTCGGCCATCGTCGGCACGCGGGCGTCCTCGACGAGCTTGGTCAGCAGATACTCCTGAAGGGACTGGTGGGCCTCGGCAGCACGACGACGAAGAACCCGATGGGTCTCCTCGGGAACGTCCTTGATCTGCACGCTCGGCATGGCGCCATTATGGCGCTGGAAGCGTCGAATCGCAAGTGCATGGGTGGCCGTCACCGTCGAGCACCCGGACGACCGACCTCACGGCCACGATCCTGTGCGAGGCTGGCTTCGTGCCCAAGCCAGGAGTGGTGGACAACGCCGTCTACGTGGACGGATATCGGGTCGACTCCCCGCCGACCCTGGAGCAGACCTACGACCTGCAGAAACGTCGGGGCGGACTCGCCTGGATCGGGCTGTATCGGCCGAGCGAGACGATGATCCAGTCAGTGGCGCAAGAGTTCGACCTGCACTATCTGATGGTCGAGGACGCGATCGCCGCCCATCAGCGCCCGAAGCTGGAGCGCTACGGCACGACGCTGTTCACCGTGCTGCGCCCGGCCCGCTATCTCGATGACGAGGAAGAGGTCGAGTTCGGCGAACTGCACGTGATCACCGGTCCCGGCTTCGTGGTCACCATCCGGCACGCGGAGCGGCCCGATCTGGCCTGGGTGCGTCAGCGGCTGGAGAAGCACCCCGGTCTGCTCAGCCAGGGACCGGAGGCGATCCTCTACAGCATCATCGACCAGGTCGTCGACGACTACTCCCCCGTCGTCGCCGGCCTGGAGAACGACATCGACGAGATCGAGAAGCAGCTGTTCGACGGCGATCCCGATGTCTCGCAGCGCATCTACCTGCTGATGAGCGAGGTGATGGACTTCCAGCGGGCGGTGAAACCGCTGGTCGCCATGATGGACAACCTCGCCCGGGGCTTCGAGAAGTATCGGGTCGACATCGAGCTGCAACGCAACCTGCGCGACGTCCAAGATCACGTGCTGCGGATCGTCGACCAGGTGGACGGCTTCCGGACGCTGCTGCAGAACGCCTTGAGCGTGGACGCCACCCTGACCGCACAGCGGCAGAGCGAGGAGACCAAGCGACTGACCGAGACGAGTCTGGAACAGGGCGAGCAGATGAAACGGGTCTCGTCCTGGGCTGCGATCCTGTTCGCTCCCTCGCTGATCGGCGGCATCTACGGGATGAACTTCGTGCACATCCCTGAGCTCGACTGGCGCTTCGGCTATCCGATGGCGCTGGGCATGATGCTCGCCCTCGCGGTGATCTTGTACACGGTGTTCCGCCGGAAGGGCTGGCTATAGCAGATCCAGTGAGTCCGTTCGCGACGCCGACGTACGTTCACCGGCTACGTCGTCTTCCCGCTCACGAACTCGTGGTGAGCTCCTCGGCCACCACGGTCATCCTCTCCAGCCATGGACCGCCGAAGGCGGTGCTCATCGCGACGTCGGCGGCATCGCGCCCGACGCCGATCAGCACCCGGCCCTTGCGCGGCATGTTGTTGCGCGGATCGAATGTGTACCACCGGTCGCCCAGCCAGACCTGCATCCAGGCCGCGAAGTCCATCTCCTGCTCCCGGTGCGCGACCTCGATCTCGGGCAGATAGCCGAACACGTACCGAGCCGGGATGTTCAGCGCTCGACAGAATGAGACCGCGAGGTGAGTGAAGTCGCGGCAGACCCCGTATCCGGATTGGTGCACATCCACCGCAGTGCTCCACGGACCGCTGCTGCCGTACTGGAACGTCAGGTACTGGTTCACGTAGCCGCAGATCGCCTGCACCCGACCGTAACCGGACGGTAGTCCGCCGAAGCGCGACCAGGCCTCGTTGGCCAGCACATCCGGCAGGCAGAACCGGCTCGGCAGCGTGTAGACCAAGACCTCATCGGGCAGGTCATGCGGCGGGATCTCCGGGGCGCCGGTGTCGATCTCCTCGGTCGCATCGGGGACCTCGGCCGTCGCTCGATAGGTGATCTCGGATCGACCGGCCGGCAGCATCAAGCGACGGCAGCGGTTTCCATAGAGGTCACGGTAGGAAGTGGTCGGCGTCGCTGGATCGAGCAGCCATTCCTCGTCGGTGATGGTGGCGATCTCACCCAGCACCGGCTCGACCTGGAACACGGCGTGCACCGGGATCTGGGAGTGCTGGATGAAGGTGCAGCCCAGCTGGAGGCGTCGCGTGCCCATGGTTCCCCTTCAGTAGTCTGCTTGCTCATGGCGTCCGACATTCCCGACATCAGCCTCAACAACGGCATAAGCATCCCGCAAGTGGGCCTCGGGGTTTTCCAGATCCCACCGGATCAGACCCGAGCAGCCACGGCTCTCGCGATCGAACTCGGCTACCGGCACATCGACACCGCGCAGCTGTATGGGAACGAGGCCGGCGTCGGCGAGGCGGTGCGCGAATCAGGCATCGACCGATCGGAGTTCTTCGTCACCAGCAAGCTGAACAACGGCGCGCACGCGTACGCCGATGCGCTGGCTGCCTTCGACCAGACACTGGCCACGTTGGACATCGGCTACCTCGACCTGTTCTTGATCCACTGGCCGCTGCCCACGATCGGTGACTTCGTCGAGACCTGGCGGGCGATGGAGGAGATCTATCGCGGCGGGAAGGTCCGGGCCATCGGTGTCTCGAACTTCCAGACCCACCACCTCGACCGGATCCTGACCGAATGCACCATCGTGCCGGCCGTCAACCAGATCGAAGTGAACCCGCATCTGACCAACGAGAAGGTGCGCAGCTACGACGTCGAGCACGGGATTGCCACCGAGGCGTGGTCGCCGATCGCCCGCGGTCGGGTGCTGGACGAGCCGGCGATCGTCGCGATCGCGCAACGGGTCGGCCGGAGCCCGGCTCAGGTGACGCTCCGCTGGCATGTGCAGCGTGGCGACATCATCTTCCCGAAGTCGGTGCATGCGGTACGCCTCCGCGAGAACCTCGAGTTGTTCGACTTCGAGCTGACCGATGACGATCTGGCGGCGATCAGCGCGCTGAACCGGGACCAGCGCACCGGTCCCGATCCGGACGCTTTCGCTCGGCTACCCTCCTGAGCTCCCCCTCCTGAGCTCCCCGAGTCAGCCGGCGATCCGACCCTGCACGAACCTGGCGCGGTCGGCGGCCTCCCGACCGGCGTCCCAGCCGCGCCGGTCATAGGTCTTCCGTGAGTTCAGCTGCGTCGTGTGCGGGAAGAGCTCCTCATACCGGGCATCGACCGCCTCCTCCTGACGGCGCAGCACCGGCACCAACTCCGACCCGTACGAGGCGGTCGCCTCCGCGTCCGCTTCGGTCAGCCGCTCACCGATCCGCACCGCGTACGCGGTGAGAAAGGAACGCCGGAATCGTGGCGAACGGTCGAACGAGCCGGTCCGGTTGGCTCCGGCCTCAGCCATTGCTCGGGTCGCTTGGATCAGCAGGGACACGAACAGCAGCTCCACCTGGTCCACGTCCACCGGCGTGCCCACCACGGTGGCCATGGCGTAGTCGTCCCCCATCCAGACCACCTTGGACCGGTTGGCGTGCCCCACTTCCGAGAGCAGATGGACCTTTTCCACCAGATACGGATTGTCGATCAGGATCCGGCGGCTGATCACCTCGACCGATTCCTCCGCGCCGGCATGCAGCAGTGCCTCGTCGATCGCATGCCGGGTCATCATGGACTGCGCCTTGGCGGTCAGTGCCTCCGCTTCGGCCGCGAACTGGGTGGACTCGGCCTTGGCCAGCAGCGCGCGGATCGTGGTCAGCACCTTGTCCCGGTTGGCTCCGGGCGCCCCTTGCGCGGTCGAACGGTTCGGAGGGTTCGGCCGGGTCGAACGAGTCGTCCGGGGTGGCGGCTCGGCGGATTGTCCCCACGCCGACGGCGGCGGCAGCGTACGGGCAAGAGGTGGCAGGCTCTGGATCCGGGCGAGCAGTCGGATCACAGTTGTCCACGCCACCAGCGCCGACGCGCCTGCCACCAGCAACTGGTCGACCGCCACCCACTCGGACCCCGTCGACTCGGATTCAGCCGACTTCGACCCGGTCGACTCCCACTGTGTCGACTCCCACGGTGTCGACTCCCACGGTGTCGACTCCCACAGAGCTGGCTCCGACTGGGCTGGCTCCGACTGGGCCGGCTCCGCGTTGGTCGACCAGTTGATGATCCCAGCCGCCCGTGCCCGATCGCGAGCGGCGCCGAGCTGCTCGTGCCACGACGACGGCGCCAACTCGAGCCGGCCGGAACGGTGCAGGTGGACCACCGACAGGTCGGCCGCCAGTGCCCCCGCCCACTTGTCCAACCGGGCGGCGACGTGTATCAGGTCCCGCGGCTGCCAACCGCGCTCCCAGAGCGGCCCGGCCGCCTGGAGCAGTGCTCCACTCGCCAGTTCGTCGAGTCGGAGCAGCACCTCCGATGGCTGACCGCGGAGCTCCCTGGTCATGGCGCTGGTCAGACCGTCGGCGCTCAGGTCCATGTTGGCCCAAGACAGCAGCCGATCCAGGAGCGCCCGAGCCTGCTGGCAGGTCGTCGGTGGTGACGGTGGGATCTGCTGGTGCTGCCGGGCATGGGTGGCCGGCCAGGCGCTGTTGCGATCGTGGAAGCTGTCGTCCTCGAACTCGTCCTCCTCGTCGAAGGCGTCGCCGAAACGACGCAGCAGGTCATCGAGCAGCTCCGACTCGGAGCGGTTCTGGTGTGGTGGTGTCGGGCCTCGGCGGGCCCGCGCCTTCTGCTTGGCTGCCCGTCGCTGGCGGTTGTTGCGTCCCATGCCGAACACCCTGACATCAGCCACTGACACTCCACTACGGGCACACGGCCCTGTGACAGATGAGGCGGATGTGGTGCTCGGCTCAGGCGTGGGGTCACCGAGTCCACTCCGGGATGAAGGCCGGGGCGGCAACGCCGGCGCCGGTCAGCAGGTCACAACGCACCAGCTGCGTGCCGAGCCGGCGGAGCGGGCACTCCGGCAAGACGGTGTGACTCGCCTCACCGGCGGTCGATGTCGTCCACGCGGAGAGACTCGTCTCGGCACTGCCACCGCCGGGATCCGGTCGAATCGCAGTGCTCGCCATGGCCATGCCGGCTCCGCTACCGGCGATGGCCACTGCCGTCGAGAGTGCTGCGAGAACCGTTGCGGCCATCCTCCGGCCGATCGTCCTGGTGATCATGGTGGGCTCCTCGCGCTCGTCATGGTTGGTTCCACTGCGAGCGTGCTCTCGGCCGGCACTCGGGTTCATCAGGTGCGACCCCTCAGATTCCGGGACGGACTCCTCAAATCCGTGTCCGACCGTTCCCATCAGGGGCTGTACCGCAGGACGATGAGACCACCGGGACATCGAGAGACAGTCGCCGAGACGGGAGCAGGCATGGTGCAGACGTACTCGGCTGTCGTCGGGCGGGAAGCAGAGCTGATCCGTCTGCACCAGGTGATCGACGCCGCCGACAGCGGGCGAGCCTCGGCGCTGGTCATCACCGGTGCCCACGGGGTGGGCAAGACCGAGCTCTGCCTGGCGGCGATGAGCGTGCGTGACCCCTCGCGCATCCATCGCCTGCTCGTCGCCTGTCCGCCGACGGAGACGCTGGCCACCGAGCTCGCACCGGTGCGCACCGGACTGCGCCGCACGTCGGTTCCACCCGCGCTGACCAGAACCTGCCTGAGCCGGATGGACGCCGGCGACCCCATCCGAGCGATCGACGAATGGGTGGACGAGGTCACCGCCGACTCGACCCTGGTCGTGGTCGTCGACGACCTGCAGTGGGCGGACGGCAGCCTGCGCGACTTGATCGCCTACCTGCTGGCCGGGCCGGCGGACCGCCGGCTGGCGATCCTGATCACTGCGACGGTCTCCGGGCTGGCTGAAGGCGATCCCCTGCACCGCTGGCTCACCGACGCGCTGCGGATCCACCAGGTTGCCCGCCTTCGCCTCATCGGGCTCAGCAGAGCCGCCACCGAGACCCAACTGGGCAACCTGCTCGGCAGTCGTCCGCACCAGAGCCTGGTGGACGAGGTGCATGCGGCGGGCGGTGGCAACCCGTACTTCACCCAATTGCTCGCCCAGGGACTGTCACCATCTGATCGGCATGTGCCGACCGACACACCTCCGGACCTCGTGTCCGCCGTCATGGGTCGCTGGCATGGCTGTGGCTCGCCAACCAGGTTCTTGACCTGCCTGCTGGCCGTCGCTGCCACGCCGCTGACGGCGATCGACCTGGCCGAACTCACCGCTGACCTCGATCATCTGGTCGAGGTGGAACCCGCACTGTTCGAGGCACAGAACGCGGGGCTGGTCGTCGCCGACGACGATGGGCGGTACTGGTTCCGGCACCCACTGCAGGCAGAGATCATCCAGCGACCGGTCCTGGTCGAGGACCAGCACATGTGGCACGCAGCGCTGGCCCGGCTCGGCGAACGTCGGTTCGCCGGCCGCGAGCCCACCGTGCAGGAAGCAGTCGATCAGGCGATCCGACACGATCGGGCGGGATCGGCCGCCGTCGCGTACGCCTGGGCCATGCGGGCGTACGAGCTCGGCTCCGCACCGACGGCGGACCGGAAGGAGCCAGGGCCGGCCGGCCTGCGCCGCGTGCTGCGACGGGCGATCGAGCTCCGTCCGACCGTTGCCGGCGCCGCCGAGAGCCTGAGCGAGTTGTGGCGACGGCAGCGTGGACTGGCAGCTGACGCCGGTGCCTACGCGGAGGAACTGGAGGCCGTGGAGGCACTGATCGCACTGACCGGGGCCGAGCGGCACCCCCTGGAGCTCAGCGAACTGCTGGTGCGCCGGATGCTTCTGAGGGCGTCGCTGGCAGTCGCCTTCCTCTCCGTCGAAGAGATGGAGCGCGCCGTCGAGCTCGCCAGAGCTGAGCCGTCCTCCTGGCAGCTTGCCCTGGCAGAGGCCGAGCTCGCCCACGCCGCCTTCTGGCGCGGTGATGCTCGCGCAGCGGAGCTGGCACCGGTCGCCTTGGACGATGCGCGGGCCGCCGGGCACCCTGGTGCGTTGAGCCTTGCGCTGACCGTCAACGCGATCCTCGCCATCGACGACAATCCTCGGCAGGCACAGCGCCTGGCAGCCGAAGGAGTCGCGGCCGCCGTCGCGGCACGGGACTGGTGGGCCTACGTGCACGCGGTGATGTGGGAGAGCAACGCGCAGTCCGACGCCTATGGCCCGGGTGAGGCGGCCTATCTGGACCAGCGGCGTCTGGAGCTGATCGCGCTGGACGCGCCCATGACGTACATCGTGCAGATCGCCGCGGTCGAGGCCGATACCCGTCTGGAGGCCGGGGATTGGCAGCGATGCCAGCAGCTGATGCGCGAGGTCGTGGTCTGCGATCCAGGCCCCTTCGCCGACATGCGAGTCCGGGTGTGTCTGGCCCGGCTGGCCGCCTACCGGGGTCGGGCGGACGAAGCACTCGCGCACGTTGAACGTGCCCGGGAGCTGATGGCCAGGCAGGCGGTGTTCGCCAACCTGGACCTCGACGTCACCTGGGTCACCGCGCTGCTCGCTGCCGGCCGGGCCAGAGAGGCATACGAAGCGGCGGTCGCGGCGGC from Microlunatus phosphovorus NM-1 includes:
- a CDS encoding type II toxin-antitoxin system VapC family toxin; this translates as MIVADASVVIAALVDENRSGAWARSRLLKDKDKTAVPDLLYLEVASAVRRLEQRGELTARRAAAAMEDLMALPLQVARLRTLLPRCWELRHNLTPYDAAYVTLAEFSESPLVTADRRLAAAAGPRCKIELPPHDL
- a CDS encoding FitA-like ribbon-helix-helix domain-containing protein, with product MPSVQIKDVPEETHRVLRRRAAEAHQSLQEYLLTKLVEDARVPTMAEVLRRADDRTGGTISLAAAADLVRDDRDSR
- a CDS encoding magnesium and cobalt transport protein CorA, with amino-acid sequence MPKPGVVDNAVYVDGYRVDSPPTLEQTYDLQKRRGGLAWIGLYRPSETMIQSVAQEFDLHYLMVEDAIAAHQRPKLERYGTTLFTVLRPARYLDDEEEVEFGELHVITGPGFVVTIRHAERPDLAWVRQRLEKHPGLLSQGPEAILYSIIDQVVDDYSPVVAGLENDIDEIEKQLFDGDPDVSQRIYLLMSEVMDFQRAVKPLVAMMDNLARGFEKYRVDIELQRNLRDVQDHVLRIVDQVDGFRTLLQNALSVDATLTAQRQSEETKRLTETSLEQGEQMKRVSSWAAILFAPSLIGGIYGMNFVHIPELDWRFGYPMALGMMLALAVILYTVFRRKGWL
- a CDS encoding transglutaminase-like domain-containing protein, yielding MGTRRLQLGCTFIQHSQIPVHAVFQVEPVLGEIATITDEEWLLDPATPTTSYRDLYGNRCRRLMLPAGRSEITYRATAEVPDATEEIDTGAPEIPPHDLPDEVLVYTLPSRFCLPDVLANEAWSRFGGLPSGYGRVQAICGYVNQYLTFQYGSSGPWSTAVDVHQSGYGVCRDFTHLAVSFCRALNIPARYVFGYLPEIEVAHREQEMDFAAWMQVWLGDRWYTFDPRNNMPRKGRVLIGVGRDAADVAMSTAFGGPWLERMTVVAEELTTSS
- a CDS encoding aldo/keto reductase produces the protein MASDIPDISLNNGISIPQVGLGVFQIPPDQTRAATALAIELGYRHIDTAQLYGNEAGVGEAVRESGIDRSEFFVTSKLNNGAHAYADALAAFDQTLATLDIGYLDLFLIHWPLPTIGDFVETWRAMEEIYRGGKVRAIGVSNFQTHHLDRILTECTIVPAVNQIEVNPHLTNEKVRSYDVEHGIATEAWSPIARGRVLDEPAIVAIAQRVGRSPAQVTLRWHVQRGDIIFPKSVHAVRLRENLELFDFELTDDDLAAISALNRDQRTGPDPDAFARLPS
- a CDS encoding DUF2786 domain-containing protein; this translates as MADVRVFGMGRNNRQRRAAKQKARARRGPTPPHQNRSESELLDDLLRRFGDAFDEEDEFEDDSFHDRNSAWPATHARQHQQIPPSPPTTCQQARALLDRLLSWANMDLSADGLTSAMTRELRGQPSEVLLRLDELASGALLQAAGPLWERGWQPRDLIHVAARLDKWAGALAADLSVVHLHRSGRLELAPSSWHEQLGAARDRARAAGIINWSTNAEPAQSEPAQSEPALWESTPWESTPWESTQWESTGSKSAESESTGSEWVAVDQLLVAGASALVAWTTVIRLLARIQSLPPLARTLPPPSAWGQSAEPPPRTTRSTRPNPPNRSTAQGAPGANRDKVLTTIRALLAKAESTQFAAEAEALTAKAQSMMTRHAIDEALLHAGAEESVEVISRRILIDNPYLVEKVHLLSEVGHANRSKVVWMGDDYAMATVVGTPVDVDQVELLFVSLLIQATRAMAEAGANRTGSFDRSPRFRRSFLTAYAVRIGERLTEADAEATASYGSELVPVLRRQEEAVDARYEELFPHTTQLNSRKTYDRRGWDAGREAADRARFVQGRIAG
- a CDS encoding helix-turn-helix transcriptional regulator; amino-acid sequence: MVQTYSAVVGREAELIRLHQVIDAADSGRASALVITGAHGVGKTELCLAAMSVRDPSRIHRLLVACPPTETLATELAPVRTGLRRTSVPPALTRTCLSRMDAGDPIRAIDEWVDEVTADSTLVVVVDDLQWADGSLRDLIAYLLAGPADRRLAILITATVSGLAEGDPLHRWLTDALRIHQVARLRLIGLSRAATETQLGNLLGSRPHQSLVDEVHAAGGGNPYFTQLLAQGLSPSDRHVPTDTPPDLVSAVMGRWHGCGSPTRFLTCLLAVAATPLTAIDLAELTADLDHLVEVEPALFEAQNAGLVVADDDGRYWFRHPLQAEIIQRPVLVEDQHMWHAALARLGERRFAGREPTVQEAVDQAIRHDRAGSAAVAYAWAMRAYELGSAPTADRKEPGPAGLRRVLRRAIELRPTVAGAAESLSELWRRQRGLAADAGAYAEELEAVEALIALTGAERHPLELSELLVRRMLLRASLAVAFLSVEEMERAVELARAEPSSWQLALAEAELAHAAFWRGDARAAELAPVALDDARAAGHPGALSLALTVNAILAIDDNPRQAQRLAAEGVAAAVAARDWWAYVHAVMWESNAQSDAYGPGEAAYLDQRRLELIALDAPMTYIVQIAAVEADTRLEAGDWQRCQQLMREVVVCDPGPFADMRVRVCLARLAAYRGRADEALAHVERARELMARQAVFANLDLDVTWVTALLAAGRAREAYEAAVAAAEAEGIPVNLAERLLPLAARGLADLAEAERDRDQDPAEVLMLLDGLRTRFPTVLDCGLSSSTIGRARLAAMQDWYAVEAARARREDEPAGWAALRIACGPARLPWLEVYACWRAAEGYLGLGAPGRAEGTRQLRAGYELGRRLGAESLLAEFENLAQLAQLRLVPAEQRLEVDASLLRGLTPREREVLDLLCHGLTYADIASTLVISEKTVSSHVSNLLRKTRTTNRVELAQLAGRVARAAGS